In the genome of Leptospira bourretii, the window TGGAGTGACAAGGATGAGTGATGATTCCCAGTTTGGGAGAAGATAGGAGATAAGAACCAAGATCATTCTTTCCCTTGGTTTTGTATGGAAGATTTTCCTTTTTCTATTGTACGCAGTGAGTTGGGATTTGAGGAAGGCAATTTCTAAGAGTAGGAATCTAGAATTTAGCAGGGAGTAGGTGTTAAGAAGGAGGGAAATACAGAGGAGAAGAGAGACCATCCTTTTGGGAATCGGATGGATGGGGAGGAAGCTTCAAAGTTTTTGTATAAGTTAAATGAACTTTTCAACCCTAGTCTCTAGTATTACCGAAAGTTTTTTTGCAATATCTTTGCTAATCCCTCGTTTTCCACGTTCCATCTCTGAAATATTCGAAGGTAATATGCCCAAAAGTTTTGCAAGCTTCCCTTGAGAGAATCCTTTATTCAGTCTATAAATTTTCAGGTTATCACCAGGAGTAATTTGATTTTTGATTTCTTTATACCAC includes:
- a CDS encoding helix-turn-helix domain-containing protein, coding for MNFLKKEFGKSLKVSKDNLDEEDTLEVKKTKWYKEIKNQITPGDNLKIYRLNKGFSQGKLAKLLGILPSNISEMERGKRGISKDIAKKLSVILETRVEKFI